In the Ricinus communis isolate WT05 ecotype wild-type chromosome 3, ASM1957865v1, whole genome shotgun sequence genome, GTAGGTCAATATTATCTGCGTCTGCTGCTTGACAGTGGCAGCAGTGGCAGGGCACAGGATTTTCCACTTCGTGATCCTGTAGCTTTCTTTAGGGCACTTTATCATCGGTTTTTATGTGATGCAGACACAGGACTTACTGTAGATGGTGCTGTTCCTGATGAATTAGGCGCATCTGATGATTGGTGTGATATGGGAAGATTAGATGGTtttggaggaggaggaggttCTTCCGTAAGGGAGCTTTGTGCAAGAGCAATGGCCATTGTCTATGAACAACACTGCAACACAATAGGTCCTTTTGAGGGTACTGCACATATTACTGTTCTTCTAGATAGGACAGATGATAGAGCTTTGAGGCATCGCCTTCTCCTCCTTTTGAAGGTACATAGAACTTTTCCTTCTCAATTGTTAGTTTGCATGTTCCGTTTCCTTCAGGTGATTGATGGttgtttctttcttctgcTTCAGCCTTTGCTGTCCATCTACTTGACATGGCTATAGAATAATGTGATTTAAACATGTGATGAACTCTATActtttgtgtgtgtgtgtgtgtgtgtgtgtgtgcgcgtgtgtgtgagagagagagagagagagagatgagCAGGCCTGGAAATTCTAGCCTGCTCTACTTGTGAGATATAGCAGAGTGGTGCTCTCAAAATTTGACAATCTGAAACCAACCTGATTAATCCAACAGGCTACAGACCTGGGAAGACTGTAAATTACTTTTTTGTACCCTAATCATGAAGTTGATGTGGTAGTTTGATTATCAATATTTGCTTTACATGCAGGTTTTAATGAAGGTTCTGTCTAATGTGGAGGATTGTGTTGTGGTTGGAGGGTGTGTGTTGGCCGTTGATCTGCTGACAGTGGTTCATGAAGCTTCAGAAAGAACTGCTATCCCTTTACAATCTAATTTATTGGCTGCTACTGCATTTATGGAACCACTTAAAGAATGGATGTTCATCAACAAGGATGGTGCACAAGTGGGACCTGTGGAGAAGGATGCCATTAGAAGGTTTTggtcaaagaaagaaattgaatggACAACAAAATGCTGGGCATCTGGGATGGTGGAATGGAAGAGATTGCGTGATATTCGTGAACTTCGTTGGGCATTAGCTGTTCGTGTTCCTGTCCTCACACCATCCCAGGTATGTGTTGACTTAGGCATGGTTGTGATACTGATCTTCATTGGCTTGCTGGTTTTTATGCTTCTGCTCAATTTCTGTGGCTTTCTTTCGTCACATTGTATTAGATTATGGCTCTTTGTTGTAgtgtctttttcttgtaatcATTTTTGTGATACCTTTTTGTTGATGAATAATCTAGGTAGGAGATGCAGCACTGTCTATATTACATAGCATGGTATCTGCACATTCAGACTTAGATGATGCTGGAGAGATAGTTACCCCTACACCAAGGGTGAAGCGTATCTTGTCAAGTCCTCGTTGTCTTCCACATATTGCGCAGGTAATGTCTTGagaatatttttcttcttaaaattcttaaatactAACATAATTCTAGCTGTATAATAAGTGTCATCTATTCAAATATGCATCTCTGTGCATGTTGTTGTATTCATGCCTTTATGATGCACTTGGAGCATTACTAAGGATTCTTCCTGAtttcttatgaaattttattggAATTGCATACcctcatttttagttaattttggGAAGACTTCTAAAAGACATGcatatgataaagaaaaaggaatcaTGTTTGTTCAACCTTCTCTTTTTTCAAGTTCTGATCAGAGTAGTTGCTAGCGTACTGAAAAcaatgtcattttctttttaaacatCCCATTTCCTTGTTATCTAAACCATTAATTCACGAAGGTGCtacattattaattaactGCTGCTTCCAATAGGCTATGCTTTCTGGGGAACCAAATATTGTGGAGGCTGCTGCATCATTGCTGAAAGCTGTTGTTACGAGAAATCCCAAGGCCATGATACGTCTTTACAGCACAGGCACATTCTATTTTGCATTGGCATACCCTGGTTCCAATCTCTTTTCCATTGCACAACTGTTTGCTGTGACTCATGTCCATCAAGCATTCCATGGTGGTGAAGAAGCTGCTGTTTCCTCATCATTGCCTCTGGCAAAACGCAGTGTGTTGGGTGGGCTTCTCCCTGAATCCTTGCTCTATGTACTGGAGCGTAGTGGTCCAGCGGCATTTGCAGCTGCAATGGTTTCCGATTCTGATACTCCAGAAATTATTTGGACACACAAAATGCGAGCAGAAAATCTGATTCGTCAGGTATGTAGATATTTCAAATGAGGTATACGAGGCATCATGTGCTTCATTGTTTTGGTGGTCATTGCTTATGAGAAGGGCACCTATGTACTGTTCTCCTAAAACTGGCATTGATTTACTCCTTACTTTCCACCAGGTTTTGCAGCATCTGGGTGATTTTACCCAGAAATTGTCACAGCACTGTCATTTTCTATACGAGTATGCCCCCATGCCACCAGTAACATACCCGGAGCTAAGAGATGAAATGTGGTGCCACCGTTACTACCTTCGAAACTTATGTGATGAGATTCGCTTTCCCAATTGGCCAATTGTTGAACATGTTGAGTTTCTGCAGTCATTATTGGTAATGTGGCGTGAAGAGTTAACACGAAGACCTATGGATCTATCTGAAGAAGAAGCTTGtagaatattagaaatatcaCTAGAAGATGTCTCAAGCGATGATGCCAAAAAGCAGCGTTCTTTTGAGACTTCTGAGGAGATAACTAGCATATCAAAGCAGATTGAGAATATTGATGAAGAAAAGCTCAAGCGCCAATATAGAAAACTTGCAATGAAATACCACCCTGACAAAAATCCTGAGGGAAGGGAGAAGTTTCTCGCAGTGCAGAAAGCTTATGAACGCCTTCAGGTATTTTGACTTGAATTGCTTAGGAGTAGAGATTTACAACGATAGGTAGAATGTCTCTCCATAGACATTTATGTTCATCTTGGAATTTTGATAACCTATACAATCTAAGATTGTGTGACTGAGATTGTTTGATTCTCTTAAAATGACTTTTTGCATGTCGGAAAGCTAATTCTGACATTCCAGATCACTATTATTCTATTTGCTGGATCAGGTGCCTGATTGTAAAATTGCTAGTGCTAAGCATTTTCCATTAAGATTGGTTTCACCTTCTAAATTTGATGGGTGAATGCTATTCAGTTTCAGCTCTGTTCTGGTCTGCCAACTAATTTCAACttgaatttttgtttataGGCCACCATGCAAGGCTTGCAAGGTCCTCAGCCTTGGAGGTTGCTGCTTTTATTGAAAGGACAGTGCATCTTGTACAGAAGATATGGAGATGTACTGGAGCCTTTCAAATATGCTGGCTATCCCATGTTACTGAATGCAATTACTGTGGATGAAGTTGACaacaattttctttcttctgatAGAGCTCCTTTGCTTACTGCAGCATCAGAGCTTACTTGGTTGACGTAAATGACGTCccttcattttttcttttttatatttgttatttacttTTGAACTTTGATAGACTTGACAGGCTTCACTTATTTAATTTGCTGCTATTCAGGTGTGAATCTTCTTCATTAAATGGTGAGGAGCTTGTTAGGGATGGAGGGATACAACTGCTTGCAACTCTTCTTTCTCGTTGCATGTGTGTGGTTCAACCAACTACTTCTGCAAGTGAACCATCCGCCATTATTGTTACGAATGTGATGCGAACCTTTTCTGTTTTGAGTCAATTTGAAAGTGCCAGGGCTGAGATGCTTGAATTAACTGGACTAGTAAATGACATTGTGCACTGCACAGAACTTGAGCTTGCACCTGATGCTGTTGATGCTGCCCTCCAGACTATTGCCCGTGTTTCTGTGTCCTCTGGATTGCAAGATGCCTTATTGAAGGCGGGTGTGCTTTGGTAAgcttgcttttttctttttcaacctTGTTTGGTACTTCATGCTAACCTTAAGTTAGCTGCATgatcatttttttaatcagaTAGAAAAGCTTTTGATGCCTTCAACTTCCATATGATTACTCTATTTAGCTGGCGCCTTGCATGATTTGCACTGCAATACCAATTGATGTTCTATTTTACTAGCAGTCAATCAGACTTCTGAATGTATTATAAAGTGAATTTTCTGGTTATGATACTTTTGGTTCTGACCTTCCTTCCGTTAATAAGAGGGCAAGATTCACTTTTGATTTTTGGATGgtaacaaatttaaattacagAATGTTTCCTCTCCAACTCCTTCACCCTCTTCTATCATTCTGTCTGAAAATGGATCAATTTGAATTTTGCAATCAGAATTGCTTTTGCCAGGTCCATTTCTCCGTCTTTGTTCTGCGATCAGCacttcttaatttaattagagtGTTCCACTGTTGCCTGCTAAAGATATTGACGGCTGTTGCCATACGTCTGTTTTTTTTTACTGTTGAAATGTTTAGTTTAACTGTTTTCTTTATCATTTCTAAATTTGGTATTCTTTCTAGGTACCTTTTACCGTTGTTGCTTCAGTATGACTCAACTGCCGAGGAATCTGATAAGACAGAGTCACATGGTGTTGGTTCTAGTGTTCAGATTGCAAAAAATATGCATGCAGTTCGAGCATCTCAGGCCTTATCCAGACTCAGTGGCTTGTGTACTGATGGGAGTTCAACACCTTATAATGCAGCAGCTGCTGATGCACTTAGAGCTTTACTAACTCCTAAACTTGCAAGTATGTTGAAAGATCAATTCCCAAAAGACCTACTATCCAAATTAAACACGAATTTGGAGTCTCCAGAGGTAACAGTCATTgttttaacaaaagaattgCTTGTGTATGAATGTGTTACATTGTTGCATGATAAGCTAGCTATTTCACATATTTGTGCGGCCACTTGGTGGGCCGTTCAATTCATGTGCTTCCCGTACAGATAATAGATCACTATCTCTTTGTTATCGGGAGAAAGATTGTGGAACTTTActttttgtaataattatgTCACTATATTCTTCTATTAATGCCATGCCTGTACTTAGGTTTAGGTTAACGACCTTGATGGAACCAAGCACAATTATCTCTTGAgagttttgaattttatggaCAAAGAATAGGATCTGAAAAGTGgtaacaagaaaaaaaaatttatgtaatgGAACTTGGATTATCCTGTTCTATCTATTGCATGCTTTGGAAATCTCTAAAAGCCACTGCTCATTCAGGATTTACTATTTGTTTCTAGTGAAGAAAAGATTTGTAGTGAATATGCagaatgtttttatttgaatttgataaatgGGCTTGGGTAGAACTCATTCCTAAAAGCTAGCTCAAAAGAAAATGGTGCACAATCCACTTATATACACTATAACAGCCCAGTAACCAACCGATGtgggataaatacaacttctaacacCCTCCCTCACGCTTAGCATGACATGCAAACAGGCTGGGTCCAAACCCAGCATCACAGACAAAAGGCCGGCTTTGATACTATGATAAATGGGGTTGGGTAGAACTCATTCCTaaaagctagctcaaaggAAGAGGATGCCCAATCTGCTTATCTACACTGTAACAGCCCAATGACCAAAGTATGTGGGATAAATACGACTTCTAACAGAATCCATTGCATGTAATTGCATTGGAATGTTGAGGGCATCGCAAATAGTTTTGTTTGACCGCTGAAGGCTTCGTAACTCCTAATAGTTCCAAATGCATCAAGCCATGCCATTGCATAGGGCGTAGGCTTTCTGTAATTGAGATGGAGCTTAGTGATAGTATATTTGAATAGTCACTGTTCCAAAAGGGGTAAACTGTGAAAAATTCATCCATGTTGATATATACAAGTATGTCATTGGCATTGCATCATTGTCTTTTTATAGTTGccaatatgaatattttgacTCGATAATTATGGACAtcgttaaattttattaaatgcttGTGCCTGTAGATTATCTGGAACTCATCAACTCGAGCAGAATTACTGAAATTTGTTGATCAGCAACGTGCTAGCCTGGGTCCTGATGGGTCATATGACTTGAAAGATTCACAAGTGTTTTTGTACGATGCACTGTCCAAAGAACTCTTCATTGGCAATGTTTACTTGAGGGTCTACAATGATCAGCCAGAGTTTGAGATTAGTGAACCAGAAGCATTCTGTGTTGCTCTAATtgatttcatatcattttTAGTCCAAAACCAATTTTCTGTAGGCTCTGATGCTCAGAAGAAGCTTGATTCCAGTAGCTCATCTCTTGAAACATCAGAGATTCAAAATAGTACTGCAGATGAATCTATAAATGGACACGTGATGGATGATTCATCAGCAGTCTCAGATGGAAAATCAGCAGATAGAGAGGAGTTGGAACTGGTCAAAAACCTTAAACTGGGATTGACATCACTTAAGGTACATTACTTATGCTTATTGAATTGTTATTGAATATTATGTTTCTTACACTTTCTTTTTACTCGACAGAACTTATTGACAAGTAATCCAAATTTGGCGTCCATATTTTCTTCTAAAGAGAAGCTACTGCCTCTCTTTGAATGTTTTTCGGTACCTGTTGCACCAGAAAGCAACATTCCTCAACTTTGCCTTGGCGTTCTGTCTCTCCTGACTACATATGCTCCTTGCTTGGAGGCTATGGTTGCTGATGGGTCCagtcttcttcttttgctaCAAATGCTTCACTCTGCTCCAACTTGCCGTGAAGGGGTTCTTCATGTTCTTTATGCTTTGGCTAGCACTCCAGAACTTGCTTGGGCAGCTGCCAAGCATGGTGGAGTTGTGTACATTCTGGAACTCCTCTTGCCTTTGCaaagtaatgatttttttctcttatccTAGCTTTTTGACTGTTTCAAGATAACATGTTATTGATCATGCAAATGATTATGTGCAGAAGATATTCCCTTACAACAGAGAGCAGCAGCTGCCTCTTTATTGGGAAAGCTTGTTGGTCAGCCAATGCATGGGCCCAGAGTTGCGATAACCCTGGCAAGATTTCTTCCAGATGGCCTGGTATCAGTTGTTAGGGATGGCCCTGGTGAGGCTGTTGTATCTGCACTTGAACTAACAACAGAGACACCAGAGCTTGTATGGACCCCTGCAATGGCAGCATCTTTATCTGCACAGATTGCCACTATGGCATCTGACTTGTATCGTGAACAGATGAAAGGTCGTGTTGTTGATTGGGATGTTCCTGAGCAGGCTTCTGGACAACAGGAAATGAGAGATGAACCACAGGTATTACATCATCACATGCTACTTTGAGACTTGTCTTGATATGCTTATATAGAAGTATGCAGGGAACTCAAAATTTCATGGTTATGTAGGTTGGTGGAATCTATGTGAGACTGTTCCTTAAGGATCCCAAATTTCCTCTAAGAAATCCAAAGAGATTCTTGGAAGGGCTACTGGATCAATATTTATCATCCATTGCGGCCACACATTATGATATACAAGCTGTTGATCCTGAGCTTCCTTTACTTCTTTCTGCTGCTTTGGTTTCTTTGCTGCGTGTGCACCCTGCACTTGCAGATCATGTTGGGTATCTTGGATATGTACCCAAACTTGTGGCTGCTGTGGCCTATGAGGGAAGGCGAGAAACAATGTCATCAGAGGAGGTGCAAAATGGCAACTATGCGGATAAAACATATGAATCTGATGATGGAACTACGCCACCTGCACAAACTCCACAGGAACGTGTGCGCCTTAGTTGTTTGCGTGTCCTACATCAACTTGCAGCGAGTACAATATGTGCCGAGGCCATGGCAGCAACTAGTGTAGGAACGCCGCAGGTGTgctttttaatgttttctttttcttaaattcgTTGCATGGGTTACTAATATAATTGTGCAATATGATTAGGTTTGCTTCCCTCTCTGAGTGGGTCTGTCTGGGATCACttcacacacatatatatagagGAGTTGTTCAAATGAGGATTTCCATTTGGTATAAAAATGATAGATTGCATGGTTTTGTCTTTAACTATTCATACTGAGTTGTGCTTTATATGCATACTATCCTGATGAACCAGGATttcaatctacttgaatttCCCCTTTTCCCCTACTTCTCTGTGTGACTTCTTGTGGCTTACTGGCAATGGTAGTAATTCTAGATTTTTGGAAATTGCAATTTGGACAATTATTGGTTCTGATGTCTTTTGGATCTTActatataattactttttccAAGAAGAGAGGAGGAATGGATCTGTAATTCTCTGGCTAACAAGTTGTGATTCAGAATATAATGATTACTTTGTTAGTTAATATTTGTTCTTATTATCCTTTTGTTCTCAGGTTGTTCCACTTCTAATGAAAGCTATTGGATGGCAAGGTGGAAGCATACTTGCCCTTGAGACATTAAAACGAGTTATAGTTGCCGGAAATCGTGCACGGGATGCATTAGTTGCCCAAGGACTGAAGTGAGTTTTCCAACTAAATCTGCTAAGTTACCCATCAGAGTGCTTTGTTGGCAATGGGCTTCATTGTGCACCTCACTGGTGCAAGTTTGTTTGAAACCATTTAAAGATTCTGAATACAGACGAGCATTCTCTAAAGTCTTTACTtgcaaaaattttattaatgcattGATTATAGAAGTTCAAGAAATTCCTTTCTGATCTTGgaaaaattttgtttgaatATATAGGGTGGGTCTTGTGGAAGTACTTCTTGGCCTTCTGGACTGGAGGGCTGGGGGAAGGAATGGACTTTGCTCTCAGATGAAGTGGAATGAATCAGAAGCATCTATTGGCAGGGTGCTTGCAGTTGAGGTTGGAATTATCTGTCAGATTTGTcatttacattttctttttctgcgTGCTTGTTAGGCTTTGCCATTGATGATCTGTTTGAATATAATTGTTAACAGTCcatggttattcaaattttattttgacaagTATCTGCTATAGTTGAATTTGTTGAATGCTATCATTTGGTCTTCACTTAAGACTTTCTAATAGACAGTACTTAGATGAGAGTGTTAAAAAGACAAAACTCTATGTGCACTTAGACGAGTCTGTTATTGTTTTCATTGGAGGAACTAAAGTTGTGTTGCAGAACAAATTGCTAGTCCCTGAAATTTACTtgaatattttgttatttgcTCGTATGATATCTAATTTTGGCTCTCTGGTTATTCTGGGGTTGCCTTGGTCTTAATTTAGCTCTTATAATGCAtgagtaataaaataatctctCTGCTAATAAACATGGATTCCTTCAATGGATAAGTTATTCCAATACAAATTCAAACATGAAAGTCGTAGCTACTGGTTTGGCAGCATGATCAAAGGTGGTTCCCACTATGTTcatgtttttatttgtttacatTTGGTGTATGTTGTAGTTATAGTCATATGAACAAACTATAAAAGCATTACAAGTTCTTTCTTGCTTTTAAGGTCACTAATTATGACATGATTACGCCATCCAGGTTTTGCATGCATTTGCAACAGAAGGAGCACATTGTAATAAAGTGCGCGAGATATTAAATGCCTCTGATGTAagtatcaatttaatttttctctccaaGTATTCTATTTTCAAATTGTAATCCTTGGCCACTTCATGGGTACCACTAAAGTAGCACTACTATCTGTGGCTGGGCTTTCAGTCATTCATTCTGTAGTTATTTGTTGCAATTTACCTCGGTTAATAACAATTGTTGAGTGGTCATTTGCAGGTTTGGAGTGCCTATAAAGACCAGAAACATGATCTCTTCCTTCCTTCAAGTGCCCAATCTGCTGCTGCAGGTGTTGCTGGTTTAATTGAGAATTCATCATCAAGACTGACTTATGCCCTTACAGCTCCCCCACTGCAACCTGCTCAAGCAAGACCACCTGCATCTACCACATTGGACTCAAATGGGAAGCAGGATCCTTTTTCATGAGTGTCAAGTGTTGACCTAGTATTTTAGAAAGCATCATACCTTTCTGTATAGTTTGTGTACAGCTTACTTACCTCtccaatttttctttcctttcgtttccttttcttcttcttcttcttcttcttcttcttttgtctATTTGGGCCGCATACACCCTCAGGTTTGCATTTGACAACTGAGGCAGCATTTACTATTTTGCGAAAATTAAAGGGGAAAATTTTCATGTATAGTGCAGaatagttgtatatttatttggCTATTGCCATATTTGCTATAAATAGGTGAGGTGATTTTCGTGTGAAGTTATCTttagctttcttttcttttgtcttgAGCAAAATTACTTGTGTTCTTAATTTGAGATTTTATGCATCATATCCACTATTAGCAGGTAGTGATTTATCGAAAAAAACAGCCTATAAATAGTCCAGATTTCCCTTCTCCTAGCATGAATAGCTTGcttttggttaattttttttttttttgaaccgtctttgtttgatttattatttttttctagtaTTTGATGCATCGGAATTTAAACATGAcaatttaatgataaattgctaataaaatttcaCAACAAATTGATTGATCGTTAAAAAATAAGCTTTTTCAGATCTATCATTGGAGAATTGAATAACGCTCATGTGCTCTTGTTTCTCAGCATGTTATTGCCTCCTGTCCTATGATATCATATCATTGagaatttcaaaaagaaaaaaaaaacagactTAATAAATGACTGAAATTTTCGGGTTCCATTGGAATGTGGAATACCATTTCTCGATGCATTTACAATCAAGTCAAGAACAGTTGACTCGTATATGAGCTCTCTTACGAGCCATGTCTGAAATGTATCCCGCTTTCCAAATATTTCATTTACTTTGGAACTTAACGTAATGAAGCAAAATCACTTGGGTAAGACATATTTAAAGTACAAAAGACCGACATTCAAGATTTTAATATAGGACTAAAAATTGAATTCATGGAGACTCCCATGATTCAGATTTTCAAGAGAGTCTGCATAGTGGATATGGTACGCATTAAATCAAAAGATAAGGACCAACACACATATGCAATGCAACTAACTACcgcattttctttataaagcCATGCTAAAGGCAAGATAAGAAACAGGtagtagaaaagaaagaacttgCAAGAAAGAACAAGGAAAAGAGATGGGGAGTGTAAAAAAGATGGCAGTATGCTGGATTGTGGTAGTTTCTTTGATTATTGGAAGTGAGGCATCATTGCAGCAAGATGAGCAGGATTGTGCAGACCAGCTAACTAACCTTGcatcttgcattccatatgtgaGTGGCACTGCAAAAAATCCAACACCACAATGCTGCCAAGATACCCAGAAAGTGAAAGCAAGCAAGCCCAAGTGCCTTTGTGTTCTCATCAAAGAAAGCACTGATCCTTCCATGGGTCTTCCTGTCAACACCACTCTTGCCCTCCACATGCCTTCTGCTTGCAACATCGATGCCAAAGTCTCCGACTGCCCCTGTACGTAATTCCTTCAAAGGCATATTAAAATACATTGCTTTTTACATATGAGAGTTAATTGCTAAGAGTAATATAATCATAGTTAATTTGTTATCTTAGCTCATCGTGATTTTGcttatgggtttattttaaaagaattaatttttaaatgaataattaatatatccaAGCTAAAATTTAGActatgatatattaatatttaacgtttcaaaattttaattgttattttactAGAAGTAGAAACAAATTCGTATATACTATAAGAAAGTTAGGAAAAAAGTCCTAAAGCAATTCaatgtttaatattattattgagcattttatactaaaaattttaaatttaattaacacATCCAACATTTGATATTGTTGATCCaagctattttttaaaaatattaatataagaaaataaaatctaaaaaatattaattatgagTAAATTTTACGAATAATGcatattgaaaaagaaaacactatACCTTTTCTATTCTTAACAATCTCTTGGAAGGCAATGTGATGTATAGGTACAATTAGTCAAGCATCaacttaattcttttttatttatggagTGTTCAATGAGGCATAGACTATATAATAGAAAGTAGTTATCTCTTTATAATCATCATAAAGATGAAAAcacataatttagaaaaaaataaatttctcatttctcatttttgaaataaacagctcttaatatttgaattatatCTTAGTTTAATTAAACTCATCTAATAAAATGCGCTTAATAAATGAGTTggctcaaattaaataaaactcgACTCATTAAGTTCATATATAAACTCGTGATCtaatacataaattaatatttctaatgTGAAATTTAACCTTATACAACAAATTGTTTATTTAagcatatttattaaaacaaaataataatttttattaattatggaAAGCGTGGCTCAATTGGGTTGAATTGCAGCTCTAACgtgacatatatattaaaattcaattcttaATTTCCGCCATCACGAAGCAAGTATTCTGTAACACTCTTAGCTACAAATGCCTTAGCGGTTTGAATCACAATACTACAGAATACACTCTTTAATTAGCTTGGAGTTACATTCTTGTAGAATGATTATTATTGTGTACTTGGATGGTATATATATGCAGCTATACTGAACCTCCCACCAGACTCCCCGGATGCAAAGATTTTTAAAGAAGCTGCAGCTTCATCAGATGCCGCCACTGCTGCCCCAGCAGATTCTCCACCCACTTCTGCTTCTTCTTCGTCTTCAGGATCATCAAACACTGGTTCAAAGGCGACTTCAAGCAGCAATAATGGAGCAAAGAAGAAGATGTTTTGGGGAGGGGTAATAACGGCTTTTGCTGCATCGATGTTCATGTAATTAAGCTGCCAACTGTTTGCTGGTATTCCTTAAATATTACTGTACTGAATAATAGGAGAGAGGTGGAATGAGGTTATTAATGCATTCTTTTCCCTTTCCCTTgcttatattgattatatgGATTTTATATCTATACtaatattta is a window encoding:
- the LOC8278584 gene encoding dnaJ homolog subfamily C GRV2 isoform X3 translates to MRCLQAVIVRPLSAVSSLVRFAEEPQMFAIEFNDGCPIHVYASTSRDSLLAAVRDVLQTEGQCPVPILPRLTMPGHRIDPPCGRVHLLAGPQHPIADMESASMHLKHLAAAAKDAVAEGGSLPGSRAKLWRRIREFNACIPYSGVPPNIEVPEVTLMALITMLPATPNLPPESPPLPPPSPKAAATVMGFIACLHRLLASRTAASHVMSFPAAVGRIMGLLRNGSEGVAAEAAGLVSTLIGGGPVDPSSLTDSKGERHATIMHTKSVLFAHNGYVIILANRLKPMSVSPLLSMAVVEVLEAMICEPHGETTQYTVFVELLRQVAGLRRRLFALFAHPAESVRETVAVIMRTIAEEDAVAAESMRDAALRDGALLRHLLHAFYLPAGERREVSRQLVALWADSYQPALDLLSRVLPPGLVAYLHTRSDGVQSEDANQEGSLVSRRQRRLLQQRRGRVGRGITSQDQSLPSVNNYEVGDPVRQANSGGFKGSDNYHRSAVDPHSGQPSTVHTIESLSRDVQSVGLSQNGQGLPSADLPSINMHDTAEPGASNLVDSDVHGASPQSTGLPAPAQVVVENTPVGSGRLLCNWPEFWRAFSLDHNRADLVWNERTRQELREALQAEVHKLDVEKERTEDIVPGGASTEMKTGQDSVPQISWNYSEFSVSYPSLSKEVCVGQYYLRLLLDSGSSGRAQDFPLRDPVAFFRALYHRFLCDADTGLTVDGAVPDELGASDDWCDMGRLDGFGGGGGSSVRELCARAMAIVYEQHCNTIGPFEGTAHITVLLDRTDDRALRHRLLLLLKVLMKVLSNVEDCVVVGGCVLAVDLLTVVHEASERTAIPLQSNLLAATAFMEPLKEWMFINKDGAQVGPVEKDAIRRFWSKKEIEWTTKCWASGMVEWKRLRDIRELRWALAVRVPVLTPSQVGDAALSILHSMVSAHSDLDDAGEIVTPTPRVKRILSSPRCLPHIAQAMLSGEPNIVEAAASLLKAVVTRNPKAMIRLYSTGTFYFALAYPGSNLFSIAQLFAVTHVHQAFHGGEEAAVSSSLPLAKRSVLGGLLPESLLYVLERSGPAAFAAAMVSDSDTPEIIWTHKMRAENLIRQVLQHLGDFTQKLSQHCHFLYEYAPMPPVTYPELRDEMWCHRYYLRNLCDEIRFPNWPIVEHVEFLQSLLVMWREELTRRPMDLSEEEACRILEISLEDVSSDDAKKQRSFETSEEITSISKQIENIDEEKLKRQYRKLAMKYHPDKNPEGREKFLAVQKAYERLQATMQGLQGPQPWRLLLLLKGQCILYRRYGDVLEPFKYAGYPMLLNAITVDEVDNNFLSSDRAPLLTAASELTWLTCESSSLNGEELVRDGGIQLLATLLSRCMCVVQPTTSASEPSAIIVTNVMRTFSVLSQFESARAEMLELTGLVNDIVHCTELELAPDAVDAALQTIARVSVSSGLQDALLKAGVLWYLLPLLLQYDSTAEESDKTESHGVGSSVQIAKNMHAVRASQALSRLSGLCTDGSSTPYNAAAADALRALLTPKLASMLKDQFPKDLLSKLNTNLESPEIIWNSSTRAELLKFVDQQRASLGPDGSYDLKDSQVFLYDALSKELFIGNVYLRVYNDQPEFEISEPEAFCVALIDFISFLVQNQFSVGSDAQKKLDSSSSSLETSEIQNSTADESINGHVMDDSSAVSDGKSADREELELVKNLKLGLTSLKNLLTSNPNLASIFSSKEKLLPLFECFSVPVAPESNIPQLCLGVLSLLTTYAPCLEAMVADGSSLLLLLQMLHSAPTCREGVLHVLYALASTPELAWAAAKHGGVVYILELLLPLQKDIPLQQRAAAASLLGKLVGQPMHGPRVAITLARFLPDGLVSVVRDGPGEAVVSALELTTETPELVWTPAMAASLSAQIATMASDLYREQMKGRVVDWDVPEQASGQQEMRDEPQVGGIYVRLFLKDPKFPLRNPKRFLEGLLDQYLSSIAATHYDIQAVDPELPLLLSAALVSLLRVHPALADHVGYLGYVPKLVAAVAYEGRRETMSSEEVQNGNYADKTYESDDGTTPPAQTPQERVRLSCLRVLHQLAASTICAEAMAATSVGTPQVVPLLMKAIGWQGGSILALETLKRVIVAGNRARDALVAQGLKVGLVEVLLGLLDWRAGGRNGLCSQMKWNESEASIGRVLAVEVLHAFATEGAHCNKVREILNASDVWSAYKDQKHDLFLPSSAQSAAAGVAGLIENSSSRLTYALTAPPLQPAQARPPASTTLDSNGKQDPFS